CCCCACTGGCCCATTCTTGCACTCCAGTGCCCACTCCTGGCCTATGCCTGGGACCTCTATGGAGATGGTAGATGCTctgagaagaaatggagaagTTTCACCAAAGGTGGCGtgcggggcagggggcagggaacaAGAGGACAGTTAAAAACAAACGCCAGTCACTAAAACAGGAACAAGCCTAATTATTCAGCTCCTCTTCAGGGCAGCTATAGCTCCTCATTACCTGGTTAACAGCACCAAACATAAGGAAGAAGTGAGTAATGGCCCAAGCGTTTCTTTTATTATCAAAAACAATTGTTATGCACATACTCAGTGCCTCCAATCCCATCCCTGAGGATAACCGTGCAAGTCCTTGGGGTGCAGGAGGAGCCATTTAGAGGGAAGTGCCTTGGCTGGCTGTGAGGAGAGGGCCCTTGTAGGGACCAGTTACATGTCATCCCTGGGCCTAAGGACCCGTAAAGATAGGAATGGATGTGAGTTGACTATGGATTTTAATCAGTGTTCCAGCATGTCTCAGGGGTTAGGGTTAAGCCTGACACTAGCCCCCTCTACAAGAAAACACACAACCAGGGTGCTCCCCTCAAAGAAACCAAACTCCTCAGGATCCCCACGAAACGTGGCCTGGCAGAAAAGGGAAGTCCCCCACTCTGCTGAATGATGCAAGCTCGGTCCACAGTGGACCACACTGCTCTCAGCATCACTTCTAAAGGCATCCATTGGCAAGGGCTGTCCACTAGGGGCACTGCCACCAGTCCGGCTCAAACCCCTGGGCTTGGGGGTAGCCATGGTCAGGGTCTGCAGCCTTCACACCATCTGGACTTCTGACTCCTCAGCTACTCCCTGAAGCTCTCCCACAACACCCCCAGAGGGGGGCTCAGCTGTTGGGGGGGGCTCTCCCGGAGCTTCGGACAGCACATAGTAGACAACCTCTCGCTCGCCTTGGGCGGTGGTCTGATTCACCACATGGATGACAGGGCTAGAAGTGTCCTGAGAGGCCGAGAGGGCTGTCCCCTCACAGCCCccgccttcctcttcctcttcagccTCTTCCTGGGGTCCTGGCTCCCCTGGCACTGTTTCTAGAATGATGCCCTGCAGGCTGCTCTCATTCAGTGACGCTCCCAGGCCTGATCCCTCTGGTGGCTGCCGCAGCAGTTGCTGTGTCAGCTCTACACTCTCATAGCGAACCAGCTGCAGCCGCATGTAGCCATCTTCATGCTCCTTGTACCTGGTGAAGGAGGAGCACAGAGGGCAGCAAACATGGGCGGGGAGAGGCAGAAACGGCCTGGAGACTGGCGAGGCAAGGGATGGATGTGAGGGAAGGAGGAAACTCTGGGATTCTAAGTGATGGGGGTTGAAGACAaaaaaggtctttattggaatatttagaagaaaaggcAAGAAGGATCATTACtcaaaaaggaaagggaggagaggggagaggaaagagaggaatcaTCCATGTTGGATTTATGAGAAGGCCACGGTGCTACGGATTAGGGTCCTTGGGCTCACACTCCGGTTCTGGCTGCAGGACTTTTGGCACCATTTATTGGGTTTGGCATCGTGCCTTGGattcaaaaatcagaaaaataatcttTGCCCTGCCACTATTTTTGAGATTCCTTGGGGCTAAATGGAGATGGTGGACCTCAAAGCACCATCAAGTTTAAGGTCTTTAAATTGTTAAAAGCTACGAAGAAAAAGTGTGGGAATCTGGGGGAGCAGGGGGGTTGAGAGACATACCGAAAACGGGGGTGCCCTGAGGGCCACTTGAACTGGTGTTTCTTGCGAAGGTGCACAGTGAGGTTGTTACCCCTCGTGAAGCATTTGTCACACACGTGGCATCTGTACCTTGGCTCTGAGTCTCcctggtggggaaggga
The genomic region above belongs to Hippopotamus amphibius kiboko isolate mHipAmp2 chromosome 9, mHipAmp2.hap2, whole genome shotgun sequence and contains:
- the HINFP gene encoding histone H4 transcription factor isoform X3, with amino-acid sequence MFANNTKFLDHIRRQTSLDQQHFQCSHCSKRFATERLLRDHMRNHVNHYKCPLCDMTCPLPSSLRNHMRFRHSEDRPFKCDYCDYSCKNLIDLRKHLDTHSKEPAYRCDFESCTFSARSLCSIKSHYRKVHEGDSEPRYRCHVCDKCFTRGNNLTVHLRKKHQFKWPSGHPRFRYKEHEDGYMRLQLVRYESVELTQQLLRQPPEGSGLGASLNESSLQGIILETVPGEPGPQEEAEEEEEGGGCEGTALSASQDTSSPVIHVVNQTTAQGEREVVYYVLSEAPGEPPPTAEPPSGGVVGELQGVAEESEVQMV
- the HINFP gene encoding histone H4 transcription factor isoform X2, coding for MVLCGWKGCTCTFKDRFKLREHLRSHTQEKVVACPTCGGMFANNTKFLDHIRRQTSLDQQHFQCSHCSKRFATERLLRDHMRNHVNHYKCPLCDMTCPLPSSLRNHMRFRHSEDRPFKCDYCDYSCKNLIDLRKHLDTHSKEPAYRCDFESCTFSARSLCSIKSHYRKVHEGDSEPRYRCHVCDKCFTRGNNLTVHLRKKHQFKWPSGHPRFRYKEHEDGYMRLQLVRYESVELTQQLLRQPPEGSGLGASLNESSLQGIILETVPGEPGPQEEAEEEEEGGGCEGTALSASQDTSSPVIHVVNQTTAQGEREVVYYVLSEAPGEPPPTAEPPSGGVVGELQGVAEESEVQMV